A genomic region of Sphingobacteriales bacterium contains the following coding sequences:
- the porV gene encoding type IX secretion system outer membrane channel protein PorV produces the protein MKRAALALAAAISLSNPLQAQINTCELGGSDCVNTVFTAIPFLRITPDARSGGMGDVGVATSPDAASLFYNTSKLAFAEQNSSVGITYTPWLRNLVEDIFIAHVGGYMRAGDLQTFGVSLRYFSLGNISFVDINQQSQGDFNPREVAFDFGYARKLSDNLSTGLTLKYANSNLAGNAVVDGIEIKPANVVAADVSVYYQNDYDFGKLALGASISNIGNKVSYSDDKAKDFIPINLGLGASLKRDIDDYNSITIATDINKLMVPSPVPAKILDANGVEIDNPDFDTDGDGIPEYREAGVLSGMFGSFNDAPGGFKEEMRELMYSVGLEYWYNQQFALRVGHFNEHRTKGNRKYVTFGLGLRYNVFNFNFSYLLSTSSTPNNPLENTLRFSLLFDLDGAFESNKN, from the coding sequence ATGAAAAGAGCCGCGCTCGCTTTGGCAGCGGCTATCAGCCTGAGTAATCCGCTGCAAGCACAAATCAACACTTGCGAATTAGGCGGCAGCGACTGTGTAAATACGGTTTTTACGGCGATTCCTTTTTTGCGGATTACGCCAGATGCCCGCTCGGGTGGTATGGGTGATGTGGGCGTAGCAACTTCTCCCGATGCTGCTTCTTTATTTTATAATACTTCCAAATTAGCCTTTGCCGAACAAAACTCATCAGTGGGCATTACCTACACACCTTGGCTGCGCAATTTGGTAGAAGACATTTTTATAGCACATGTAGGCGGCTATATGCGTGCCGGCGATTTGCAAACATTTGGGGTATCGTTGCGCTATTTTTCTTTGGGTAATATTTCGTTTGTAGATATTAACCAACAAAGTCAGGGCGATTTCAATCCGCGCGAAGTAGCTTTTGATTTTGGTTATGCGCGTAAATTATCCGACAATTTATCGACGGGCTTAACACTCAAATATGCCAACTCCAATCTGGCGGGCAATGCCGTAGTAGATGGTATTGAAATAAAACCCGCCAATGTAGTAGCTGCCGATGTATCGGTATATTATCAAAACGATTACGATTTCGGAAAATTAGCGTTGGGGGCATCAATATCCAATATCGGAAACAAAGTATCTTACAGCGATGACAAAGCAAAAGATTTTATTCCGATTAATTTGGGCTTGGGTGCAAGTTTAAAACGCGACATTGACGATTACAACTCCATCACAATCGCTACCGATATTAATAAGTTAATGGTGCCTTCGCCGGTGCCTGCCAAAATATTAGATGCCAATGGCGTAGAAATAGATAATCCTGATTTTGATACCGATGGCGATGGTATTCCCGAATACCGCGAAGCAGGCGTATTGAGTGGAATGTTTGGCTCGTTCAATGATGCGCCGGGTGGTTTTAAAGAGGAGATGCGTGAATTGATGTATTCGGTAGGATTGGAATACTGGTACAACCAGCAATTTGCTTTGCGCGTGGGACACTTCAACGAACACCGCACCAAAGGCAATCGCAAATATGTAACTTTTGGTTTGGGCTTGCGTTACAATGTATTTAATTTCAATTTCTCGTACTTGTTATCCACCTCCAGCACACCCAATAATCCATTAGAAAATACTTTGCGTTTTTCTTTGTTGTTTGATTTAGACGGTGCTTTTGAAAGCAATAAAAACTAA
- a CDS encoding polysaccharide deacetylase family protein: MASLLLLYSSKITPRLLYTVNLVFKELMGAECRVTDNEADFISESEIPKICYDEVPLPEKGGIFLKATGLLSEKGVHHRKIPIGTYEDEITIFAHQHLESCLPFDILSAVFYLVSRYEEYLPHTVDKHGRFPAQESFAYRNKFLRQPVVNIWVKQLEKLLKKEYSSFEIYQRYYKFIPSYDIDIAYCYRYKGFVRNTGRALLSLKNLQFKEIYHQINILWGKRHDPYDTYQYIREKNENAGVKGLYFFLIGEYAQYDKNIGIEYKEYQELIQSIADYANIGIHPSYRSNSDIKILQKEIQQLSEVVKNDIIKSRQHFIKLKMPDTYENLLKNDIQKDYSMGYASQIGFRAGIASSFEFYHLKKEMRTPLRIFPFMLMDVTLRDYLSLDPQTAIRKSVKIIERCKQTGGIFSMIWHNHTLSEHGNWRNWRKVYEELMKAAV; the protein is encoded by the coding sequence ATGGCTTCTTTGTTGTTGTTGTACAGTTCCAAAATTACGCCGCGTCTGCTTTATACCGTCAATTTGGTATTTAAAGAGTTGATGGGAGCGGAGTGCCGCGTTACCGACAACGAAGCCGATTTTATTTCGGAAAGCGAAATACCCAAAATATGCTACGATGAAGTGCCTCTACCGGAAAAGGGCGGTATTTTTTTAAAAGCGACGGGTTTGTTGTCGGAAAAAGGCGTACATCACCGAAAAATTCCTATAGGGACTTACGAAGACGAAATCACGATATTCGCACATCAACATTTAGAATCTTGTTTGCCTTTTGACATTTTGTCGGCGGTTTTTTATTTAGTATCGCGCTACGAAGAGTATTTACCGCACACGGTGGATAAACATGGGCGTTTTCCGGCACAGGAAAGTTTTGCATACAGAAATAAATTTTTGCGTCAGCCGGTGGTCAATATCTGGGTAAAACAATTGGAGAAGCTTTTAAAAAAAGAATATTCATCTTTTGAAATCTACCAACGCTACTACAAATTTATTCCTTCGTATGACATAGACATCGCATATTGCTACCGCTACAAAGGTTTTGTTCGCAATACGGGCAGAGCCTTATTATCACTCAAAAATTTACAATTCAAAGAAATATATCACCAAATCAACATTTTATGGGGAAAACGCCACGACCCCTACGATACTTACCAGTATATTCGTGAAAAAAACGAAAATGCGGGTGTGAAGGGTTTATATTTTTTTTTGATTGGCGAATATGCGCAATACGACAAAAACATAGGTATTGAGTACAAAGAATATCAGGAACTGATACAATCCATAGCAGATTATGCCAACATCGGCATACACCCCTCTTATCGTTCGAACAGCGATATTAAAATACTTCAGAAAGAAATTCAGCAACTATCAGAAGTAGTAAAGAACGATATTATAAAAAGCAGGCAGCATTTTATAAAACTCAAAATGCCGGATACTTATGAAAATCTCCTAAAAAATGATATTCAAAAAGATTACAGTATGGGCTATGCTTCTCAAATAGGATTTCGGGCGGGTATTGCTTCTTCTTTTGAATTTTATCATTTAAAAAAAGAAATGCGCACACCGCTACGCATATTTCCTTTTATGCTGATGGACGTAACACTGCGCGACTATTTATCATTAGACCCTCAAACAGCGATTCGGAAAAGTGTAAAAATCATTGAACGTTGCAAGCAAACGGGGGGTATTTTTTCGATGATATGGCACAATCATACCCTCAGCGAACACGGCAATTGGCGCAATTGGCGCAAAGTGTATGAAGAGTTGATGAAGGCGGCGGTATAA
- a CDS encoding sodium:solute symporter — protein MTPLLMLFIVVAYFILLLSIAQFTGGKQSNEDFFIGNRQSPWYVIAFGAVGASVSGITYISVPGAVGNAGALNQQFSYLQIILGNMVGYTCIALLLLPLYYRLRLTSIYSYMGQRFGNYSQKTAASFFLLSRTLGASIRLYIVAMVLQKFMFDAWQIPFVLNVCLTMVLIWLYTRGGGLRTIIWTDTLQTSFILMALFATIIWLCTQLGWSPIEAAAQIAQSDYSKIFFFDNAADPNYFFKQFLSGAFTAIAMTGLDQDLMQKNISCKSLGEAQKNIFYSSVSLLIVNIIFLAMGALLYLYAAREGIEIPAKRDHLYPLLALNYFPIAISVVFLLGLVAAAYASVDSALTALTTSCCIDILDFDQKKQSGISEKSLRRTRQRVHILLSVCMLLFILLLGYLQNESVINMVFRIAGFTYGPLLGLFAFGLFTRRHLRDTLVPYICIAAPLICYVLSENSAQWFNGYKFGFELLLLNSALTFAGLWAISFNSAPLPAETHRDN, from the coding sequence ATGACACCTCTTTTAATGCTATTCATTGTTGTAGCGTATTTTATACTTTTGTTGAGCATCGCACAATTTACAGGCGGCAAACAAAGCAACGAAGATTTTTTTATAGGCAATCGCCAGTCGCCTTGGTATGTGATTGCTTTTGGGGCGGTGGGGGCTTCGGTATCGGGCATTACTTATATTTCTGTTCCGGGGGCGGTGGGCAATGCGGGCGCACTCAATCAGCAGTTTTCGTATTTGCAAATTATATTGGGCAATATGGTGGGCTACACCTGCATTGCTTTATTATTGTTACCTTTGTATTATCGTTTGCGGCTCACTTCTATTTATTCGTATATGGGTCAGCGTTTTGGGAATTATTCTCAAAAAACCGCCGCTTCATTTTTTTTACTCTCGCGCACACTCGGCGCATCTATCCGCCTGTATATTGTAGCGATGGTATTACAAAAATTTATGTTTGATGCTTGGCAAATACCTTTTGTTTTGAATGTGTGCCTCACAATGGTATTGATATGGCTTTATACGCGCGGCGGCGGCTTACGCACCATTATTTGGACAGATACGCTTCAAACTTCTTTTATTTTGATGGCACTTTTTGCCACTATTATCTGGCTATGCACACAATTAGGCTGGTCGCCGATAGAAGCGGCAGCACAAATTGCGCAAAGCGACTATTCCAAAATATTTTTCTTTGACAATGCTGCCGACCCGAATTATTTTTTCAAACAATTTTTGAGCGGTGCATTTACAGCTATCGCAATGACGGGCTTAGATCAGGATTTGATGCAAAAAAATATCAGTTGCAAAAGTTTGGGAGAGGCTCAAAAAAACATTTTTTACAGCAGCGTTTCTCTGTTGATAGTAAATATTATTTTTTTGGCAATGGGCGCATTATTGTATTTATACGCCGCCCGCGAAGGTATTGAAATTCCCGCCAAACGCGACCATCTATATCCTTTATTGGCATTGAACTATTTTCCTATCGCTATTAGCGTTGTGTTTTTGTTGGGCTTGGTAGCGGCTGCCTATGCCAGTGTAGATTCTGCCCTCACCGCGCTCACCACTTCGTGTTGTATTGATATATTAGATTTTGACCAAAAAAAGCAAAGTGGCATCAGTGAAAAAAGCCTACGCCGCACCCGCCAAAGAGTACATATTCTGTTGTCGGTGTGTATGTTGCTGTTTATTTTATTGTTGGGATATTTGCAAAACGAAAGCGTAATTAATATGGTGTTTCGCATTGCGGGATTCACATACGGTCCACTATTGGGATTATTTGCCTTTGGATTGTTCACACGCCGCCACCTCCGCGACACCTTAGTTCCCTACATTTGCATCGCCGCCCCTTTGATATGCTATGTATTGAGCGAAAATTCGGCGCAATGGTTCAATGGCTACAAATTCGGATTTGAGTTGTTATTGCTCAATAGTGCGCTCACTTTTGCAGGGTTGTGGGCAATCTCTTTTAATAGTGCACCTTTGCCAGCAGAAACTCACCGCGATAATTAA
- a CDS encoding YceI family protein, with the protein MKKIFFSLALVSLMATVNSCKNQPESDKATVEPAKETAAPTEATATGTAYKLNTATSKATWIGSKPVGKHNGTFDFKSGSIQTDGTNITGGDIIIDVASLKALDQDEKGNTKLAAHLTSPDFLDTAKYPTAIFVITSVAPYTAPANPAEKTVLQGATHNITGNLTIGAKTNSVTFPAKITMDATTLKSESLFNIDRSQWGISYGNDKSLGDKFISPTVTLGFNLEASK; encoded by the coding sequence ATGAAAAAAATATTTTTTTCGTTGGCTCTTGTGAGCCTGATGGCAACTGTTAACAGTTGCAAAAACCAACCCGAAAGTGATAAAGCCACCGTAGAGCCTGCCAAAGAAACAGCAGCACCTACAGAAGCCACCGCCACCGGAACTGCCTATAAACTCAATACCGCCACCAGCAAAGCCACTTGGATAGGCTCTAAGCCGGTGGGCAAACACAATGGTACTTTTGATTTCAAAAGCGGCTCTATCCAAACAGATGGCACCAACATCACCGGCGGCGATATTATTATTGATGTAGCTTCTTTGAAAGCTTTGGATCAGGACGAAAAAGGAAATACCAAATTAGCGGCGCACTTAACTTCTCCCGATTTTTTGGATACTGCCAAATATCCTACGGCTATTTTTGTTATTACGAGCGTAGCTCCTTATACAGCCCCTGCCAATCCTGCCGAAAAAACGGTATTGCAAGGTGCTACACACAACATCACAGGCAATCTCACTATTGGTGCTAAAACCAACAGTGTAACTTTTCCTGCAAAAATTACAATGGACGCAACCACATTAAAATCAGAGTCTTTGTTTAACATTGACCGCAGCCAATGGGGTATCAGCTATGGCAACGACAAATCGTTGGGCGATAAATTCATCAGCCCTACTGTTACTTTAGGTTTTAACTTAGAAGCAAGTAAATAA
- a CDS encoding saccharopine dehydrogenase family protein, whose product MSKVLIIGAGGVSNVVVKKCARVPEVFSEIMLASRTLSKCEAIAAQIPEQKIQTAQVNADNVAEVVALIRRFQPQLVINVALPYQDLPIMDACLECGVHYLDTANYEPKDEAKFEYSWQWAYQERFKARGIMALLGCGFDPGVTQAFTAYAAKHHFDEMHFLDIVDCNAGDHGQAFATNFNPEINIREITQPGKYWENGKWVEIPPMSIHKPIDYPNVGYKESYLLFHEELESLVKHFPTLRRARFWMTFGQQYITHLTVLQNVGMTSIKPIKFQGMDIIPLEFLKAVLPEPGTLGENYTGETSIGCQIKGVYEGKDKTYFIYNNCKHQDAYRDVQAQGVSYTTGVPAMLGAKMMLTGKWMQAGVWNVEQLNPDPFLAELGTYGLPWHEIINPELPHQYDI is encoded by the coding sequence ATGTCAAAAGTTTTGATTATTGGCGCGGGCGGCGTGAGCAACGTGGTTGTAAAAAAATGCGCTCGTGTGCCGGAAGTTTTCAGCGAAATTATGCTGGCGAGCCGCACGCTCTCCAAGTGCGAAGCCATCGCTGCACAAATACCCGAACAAAAAATACAAACCGCACAGGTAAACGCCGACAATGTAGCCGAAGTAGTAGCGTTGATACGCCGTTTTCAGCCCCAATTGGTGATAAATGTAGCTTTGCCATATCAGGATTTGCCGATAATGGACGCTTGTTTGGAATGTGGGGTGCATTATTTGGATACCGCCAACTACGAGCCTAAAGACGAAGCGAAATTTGAATACAGCTGGCAATGGGCATATCAGGAGCGTTTTAAAGCGCGCGGTATTATGGCTTTGTTGGGCTGCGGCTTCGACCCGGGCGTAACACAGGCATTTACCGCCTACGCTGCCAAACATCATTTTGACGAAATGCACTTTTTGGATATAGTAGATTGCAATGCCGGCGACCACGGACAAGCCTTTGCCACCAATTTCAACCCCGAAATTAATATTCGCGAAATTACGCAGCCGGGAAAATACTGGGAAAACGGCAAATGGGTAGAAATTCCGCCGATGAGCATCCATAAACCGATAGATTATCCGAATGTGGGATACAAAGAATCATACTTGTTGTTTCATGAGGAGTTGGAGAGTTTGGTAAAACACTTCCCTACTTTGCGCCGTGCCCGTTTTTGGATGACTTTCGGGCAGCAATACATCACGCATTTAACAGTGCTGCAAAATGTGGGTATGACGAGCATCAAACCCATCAAGTTTCAGGGAATGGACATCATACCTTTGGAGTTTTTGAAGGCGGTATTGCCGGAGCCGGGTACTTTGGGCGAAAATTACACCGGAGAAACCTCCATTGGTTGCCAGATTAAAGGTGTATATGAAGGAAAAGACAAAACATATTTTATATACAACAACTGCAAACATCAAGATGCGTATCGCGATGTGCAGGCGCAGGGGGTGAGCTACACTACCGGAGTGCCGGCGATGCTCGGGGCAAAAATGATGCTCACGGGCAAGTGGATGCAAGCGGGTGTATGGAATGTGGAGCAGCTAAATCCCGACCCGTTTTTGGCAGAGTTGGGCACGTATGGCTTACCTTGGCACGAAATCATCAATCCCGAATTACCACATCAATACGATATATAA
- a CDS encoding glycosyltransferase family 9 protein has translation MFHIGARKALRRWSIQRFAEVAAYLKKNYHWHIVWVGDATEQSDIEAVRQLLDFETFSFAGVGGLMDYAALVRRAHLMLGNESGPMHIAAAAGAPTIGLFGPGEPHVFAPFGKKATFIHHKLHCNPCTQLHCVSPERTCMSLISVAEVLEKIRQLQPSLPPQTPHFTAQPL, from the coding sequence GTGTTTCATATCGGAGCGCGAAAAGCCCTGCGCCGCTGGAGCATACAGCGTTTTGCCGAAGTAGCCGCATATTTGAAAAAAAACTACCACTGGCATATTGTGTGGGTAGGCGATGCTACTGAGCAAAGCGACATTGAAGCGGTGCGCCAACTACTGGATTTTGAAACGTTTTCGTTTGCGGGAGTGGGTGGTTTAATGGATTATGCCGCTTTGGTGCGCCGCGCCCACCTGATGTTAGGCAACGAAAGCGGACCTATGCACATAGCGGCGGCGGCGGGTGCACCCACGATTGGTTTGTTCGGACCGGGCGAGCCACATGTTTTTGCGCCTTTCGGCAAAAAAGCGACCTTTATTCATCACAAGTTGCACTGCAATCCCTGCACACAACTGCACTGTGTATCACCCGAACGAACCTGTATGAGTTTAATCAGTGTAGCGGAAGTATTAGAAAAAATCCGGCAACTGCAACCTTCTTTGCCTCCTCAAACGCCCCATTTTACCGCACAACCTTTGTAA
- a CDS encoding glycosyltransferase family 9 protein: MIPSEKRLYFASMLLSRSINGFKKAHCYDFKRILVVRLDEIGDMIVSLPAFEALRHRYPKAHITLLCKPFVKSIVAPTPYFDRIVEQVSELNSSSSSYDLIVEMRGTWETLHFAQRHRPDIRLDRGTVRLYNKLFQKQHPHEVFTNLQVLQPLFKTQPLPADPQIQLFLCPEHLACADGFCSSIVSGSLRCFISEREKPCAAGAYSVLPK; this comes from the coding sequence GTGATACCCTCCGAAAAACGCCTCTACTTTGCTTCCATGCTACTCAGCCGTAGCATTAATGGCTTTAAAAAAGCACATTGTTACGATTTTAAGCGGATTTTGGTAGTACGTTTAGACGAAATCGGCGATATGATTGTGTCGTTACCTGCTTTCGAAGCCTTGCGTCACCGCTATCCGAAGGCACATATTACTTTGTTGTGCAAGCCATTTGTAAAAAGTATAGTTGCGCCTACGCCCTATTTTGACCGCATTGTGGAGCAAGTAAGCGAACTAAATTCTTCCTCTTCTTCTTATGATTTGATAGTGGAAATGCGCGGCACTTGGGAAACGCTCCATTTTGCACAACGCCACCGTCCGGACATTCGCTTGGACAGGGGCACAGTGCGCCTCTACAACAAACTCTTCCAGAAGCAGCACCCGCACGAGGTATTTACGAATTTGCAAGTATTACAGCCTTTGTTCAAAACCCAACCCTTGCCTGCCGACCCGCAAATTCAGCTTTTTTTATGCCCCGAGCATCTTGCCTGTGCCGATGGTTTTTGCAGCAGCATCGTATCGGGGAGTTTGCGGTGTTTCATATCGGAGCGCGAAAAGCCCTGCGCCGCTGGAGCATACAGCGTTTTGCCGAAGTAG
- the pssA gene encoding CDP-diacylglycerol--serine O-phosphatidyltransferase: MRQHIPNLLTLLNLMMGCLALYHIFKGDVQLSVIFIAIAAAADFADGFVARMLGVQSDLGKQLDSLADVVTFGVVPGAIIVWLLQNSPQLPAASLLPFAGFVISLFSALRLAKFNIDTRQTNSFLGVPTPANTLFFVGLLGLSWSNSALADYLLNPVVLLLLTALFSYLLVSEIPIPALKFKNFSFKDNRFAYGILLSSVLYLAIFGWFGLSLSIATYIITALFIPKKPTPAPATIPASEESTTVPPPKPNKKAAAKSALPKS; the protein is encoded by the coding sequence ATGCGACAACATATTCCCAATTTACTCACCCTGCTCAATTTGATGATGGGTTGCTTGGCTTTGTATCATATTTTTAAAGGTGATGTACAGTTAAGTGTTATTTTTATTGCTATTGCCGCCGCCGCCGATTTTGCCGATGGCTTTGTGGCGCGTATGCTGGGCGTGCAGAGCGATTTGGGCAAACAGTTGGATTCTTTGGCTGATGTAGTAACTTTCGGGGTAGTGCCCGGTGCTATTATTGTGTGGCTGCTGCAAAATAGCCCGCAGTTGCCGGCTGCTTCGCTGCTGCCTTTCGCGGGTTTTGTGATTAGCTTATTTTCGGCGTTGCGATTGGCAAAATTTAATATCGACACTCGCCAAACCAACAGCTTTTTGGGTGTGCCCACTCCCGCCAATACTTTGTTTTTTGTCGGATTGCTGGGGCTTTCGTGGAGTAATAGTGCTTTGGCAGATTATTTATTGAATCCGGTGGTGCTGCTACTGCTCACGGCATTATTCAGCTATTTGCTCGTAAGCGAAATTCCTATTCCTGCACTGAAATTTAAAAATTTTTCTTTTAAAGATAACCGCTTTGCTTATGGCATTTTGTTGTCGTCAGTTTTGTATCTGGCTATTTTTGGGTGGTTTGGCTTGTCGTTGAGCATCGCCACTTATATCATTACCGCTTTATTTATCCCCAAAAAACCGACACCTGCACCCGCCACAATTCCTGCAAGTGAAGAAAGCACCACTGTACCTCCGCCAAAACCAAATAAAAAGGCTGCCGCTAAATCTGCTCTGCCTAAATCCTGA